A genomic segment from Methanomicrobium sp. W14 encodes:
- a CDS encoding helix-turn-helix domain-containing protein, which produces MDSPLKSDIKSKCLIDLFIEILGNKWNILIIWHLRNHALRFTDLQKKMHGVNSNTLTSHLRELEDQKIISRVMFPEIPPRVEYSLTENGKALFPVFDALRIWGTHYLESEGMKMDVC; this is translated from the coding sequence ATGGATTCTCCGTTAAAATCCGATATAAAATCCAAATGCCTCATAGATTTATTTATTGAAATTCTGGGAAACAAATGGAATATTCTCATAATCTGGCACCTGCGTAATCATGCACTACGATTTACGGACCTGCAGAAAAAAATGCATGGAGTAAATTCAAATACCCTTACATCTCATCTCCGTGAACTTGAAGATCAAAAGATAATATCCAGGGTAATGTTTCCTGAAATTCCGCCCCGCGTTGAATATTCACTGACTGAAAATGGAAAAGCACTTTTCCCCGTATTTGATGCACTCAGGATCTGGGGAACACATTACCTGGAATCCGAGGGCATGAAAATGGACGTCTGCTGA
- the pheT gene encoding phenylalanine--tRNA ligase subunit beta — MAIITLPYKYLESLTGVSKDIIIDRLPMIAADIERYEDDHFDVEFFPDRPDMFSTEGVARAMRGFLEIETGLEKYDVRPSGISFSVDEGLKEIRPYIASAVIRGLNFTEESIQSLMGLQEALHWAVGRGRAKVAIGVHDLDRVKPPFSYIASERSRKFVPLDFDRSMTMDEILKEHPKGKDYAHLVNKFDRFPLIVDSEDNVLSFPPIINGELTKVTTETGNILLDCTGTDKKAVMIAANIICTALAEAGGKVESVDVSGEIMPSLEPAERTVKVSECNRLIGFNLSVESMTEMLEKMRFGAEPLDEENVRVLIPCYRADIMHDWDIFEDVAIAYGFDNLKAELPDTFTIGKEHVLQKNMGTARTIMAGLGFIEMMPFTLSNERIMYENMQRSIPDYALFVLHPISEEQTLVRTDILPLLMETLKINQHRELPQKLFATGDVVHGRETFQKVAGVTMHTDADFSEIYAIFDAFMHELGVEYTVRESEDQAFIDGRRADVFVKDRLAGVFGEIHPQVIQNFEMDQPVSGFELDLRILNGQCSRNTE, encoded by the coding sequence ATGGCGATTATAACTCTTCCATACAAATATCTCGAGAGCCTCACAGGTGTCTCAAAGGATATCATCATAGACAGGCTTCCGATGATTGCGGCCGACATCGAAAGGTACGAGGACGACCACTTCGACGTGGAATTCTTCCCTGACAGACCTGACATGTTCTCTACGGAAGGTGTGGCCCGTGCGATGAGAGGGTTCCTGGAAATAGAGACAGGTCTCGAGAAATACGATGTCAGACCGTCTGGAATAAGTTTCTCAGTGGACGAAGGCCTCAAAGAGATAAGGCCCTATATAGCATCCGCCGTCATAAGAGGGCTGAACTTCACCGAAGAATCAATACAGAGCCTCATGGGACTCCAGGAAGCGCTGCACTGGGCTGTCGGCCGCGGAAGGGCCAAGGTTGCAATAGGAGTCCATGACCTCGACAGGGTGAAGCCACCATTTTCATATATCGCTTCAGAAAGAAGCAGAAAATTCGTCCCCCTCGACTTCGACCGTTCCATGACGATGGACGAGATACTAAAGGAGCACCCGAAAGGAAAAGACTATGCACACCTCGTCAACAAATTCGACAGGTTCCCTCTTATAGTCGACTCGGAAGACAATGTCCTGTCATTTCCGCCGATAATAAACGGCGAACTGACAAAGGTCACTACAGAGACCGGAAACATCCTCCTCGACTGCACCGGGACCGACAAAAAAGCGGTGATGATTGCGGCAAACATCATATGCACCGCCCTTGCCGAGGCAGGCGGAAAGGTTGAGAGCGTGGACGTTTCCGGAGAGATAATGCCGTCTCTTGAGCCGGCGGAAAGAACCGTAAAAGTTTCGGAATGCAACCGTCTCATAGGCTTTAACCTCTCTGTCGAAAGCATGACAGAAATGCTTGAGAAGATGCGTTTCGGCGCAGAGCCGCTTGACGAAGAGAACGTCAGGGTCCTTATACCGTGCTACCGTGCCGACATTATGCATGACTGGGATATATTCGAGGACGTCGCGATAGCCTACGGGTTCGACAACTTAAAAGCAGAGCTGCCCGACACTTTCACAATCGGAAAGGAGCATGTTCTCCAGAAAAATATGGGCACGGCAAGGACTATCATGGCAGGCCTGGGCTTTATCGAGATGATGCCTTTTACTCTTTCAAACGAGAGAATCATGTATGAGAACATGCAGAGAAGCATTCCCGACTACGCACTGTTCGTCCTCCACCCCATATCGGAGGAGCAGACCCTCGTAAGGACAGACATACTCCCGCTTTTAATGGAGACTCTCAAGATAAACCAGCACAGGGAGCTTCCCCAGAAGCTGTTTGCAACCGGAGACGTCGTCCACGGAAGGGAGACATTCCAGAAGGTTGCAGGTGTAACAATGCACACAGACGCCGATTTTTCGGAGATTTACGCCATATTCGATGCTTTTATGCACGAACTCGGTGTCGAGTACACTGTCAGGGAATCCGAGGACCAGGCATTTATTGACGGAAGACGTGCGGATGTCTTTGTAAAAGACAGGCTTGCGGGTGTTTTCGGGGAAATTCACCCCCAGGTTATACAAAACTTCGAAATGGACCAGCCGGTATCGGGATTCGAACTGGACTTAAGGATTCTTAACGGGCAGTGCAGCCGGAACACAGAGTGA
- a CDS encoding DUF1847 domain-containing protein encodes MEKFSPHCVKCNVLRCSTIEKKGRVPSSCPTVKYKDLIEETKEKYNLPENQAVIQGWQILMSRILDPEKPREKYSWTRVDEIIEYAKIRGMKKLGIATCYALLFESKLLSGILEENGFEVVSVCCLCGEICPQDVGLKGNIFCNPILQAEVLNREKTELNIMAGLCVGHDILFLRHCKGETTPLIVKDRALGHNPVAALYISQNNFYKDRFTGKSA; translated from the coding sequence ATGGAGAAATTTAGCCCGCATTGTGTAAAATGTAATGTTCTAAGGTGCAGTACCATAGAAAAGAAAGGCAGAGTGCCGTCATCCTGTCCTACAGTTAAGTATAAGGATTTAATTGAGGAAACAAAAGAAAAGTATAATCTGCCTGAAAACCAGGCAGTGATTCAGGGCTGGCAGATTCTGATGAGCAGGATTCTTGATCCTGAAAAGCCGCGGGAAAAATATTCCTGGACAAGGGTTGATGAAATAATTGAGTATGCAAAGATACGTGGAATGAAGAAACTGGGAATTGCCACGTGCTATGCGTTATTGTTTGAATCAAAGTTATTATCCGGGATTCTTGAAGAAAACGGCTTTGAAGTTGTCTCGGTTTGCTGCCTTTGCGGCGAAATCTGCCCGCAGGATGTGGGACTGAAAGGGAATATCTTTTGCAATCCGATACTCCAGGCAGAGGTGCTTAACCGCGAAAAAACAGAGTTAAACATAATGGCAGGACTTTGTGTCGGTCATGATATCCTTTTCCTTCGCCATTGTAAGGGAGAAACAACACCTCTTATAGTCAAAGACCGGGCCCTTGGCCATAATCCTGTTGCAGCGTTGTATATCAGCCAGAATAATTTTTATAAAGACAGGTTCACCGGAAAATCCGCATGA